One segment of Mugil cephalus isolate CIBA_MC_2020 chromosome 14, CIBA_Mcephalus_1.1, whole genome shotgun sequence DNA contains the following:
- the trib1 gene encoding tribbles homolog 1, translating into MVNRHIRMNLQWSSPATCIRAGRVAHKRLDSDDQPPAKCARLGAEAGDAQGLLGTSPGSPVSPVSTPIPPTHQGPSRIGPFLLLPLADRDSMHSAMNTDTGDELLCKVFDMGVYQEKIRAYGVLPSHKNVAGVRDIILGERKAYVFLDKDFGDMHTLVKSCRRLDEERACRLFRQVAQAVAHCHQTGIVLGDLKLRKFVFSDEKRTQVRLESLEDCRVLEDPADDSMSDTHGCPAYVSPEILSGSTPYSGKMADMWSLGVMLYTMLVGRYPFHDPDPATLFSKIRRGQCCLPEGLSPKAKCLLQSLLRKEPWERLTAAELLAHPWFHLPPSSQEAALGEQEVSPVEQMVPSFDVEEDDDLFC; encoded by the exons atggTGAATCGGCACATCAGGATGAACTTGCAGTGGAGCAGCCCGGCGACCTGCATCCGCGCCGGGAGAGTCGCGCACAAGCGGCTGGACTCGGACGACCAGCCGCCGGCTAAATGCGCCAGGCTGGGCGCAGAAGCCGGGGACGCGCAGGGGCTCCTCGGTACCTCTCCCGGCTCCCCCGTCAGCCCCGTCTCTACCCCGATCCCGCCGACCCACCAGGGACCGTCCAGGATAGGACCGTTCCTGCTTCTACCTCTGGCGGACCGGGACAGCATGCACAGCGCGATGAACACCGACACCGGCGATGAGCTACTGTGTAAG GTCTTTGACATGGGGGTGTACCAGGAAAAGATCAGAGCCTACGGGGTCCTGCCGTCCCACAAGAACGTGGCCGGCGTCAGGGACATCATCCTCGGCGAGCGCAAGGCCTACGTGTTCCTGGACAAGGACTTCGGGGACATGCACACCTTGGTGAAGAGCTGCCGCCGGCTGGACGAGGAGCGCGCCTGCAGGCTCTTCCGTCAGGTGGCCCAGGCCGTGGCGCACTGCCATCAGACGGGCATCGTGCTGGGTGACCTCAAGCTGCGCAAGTTcgtcttttcagatgaaaaaag GACACAGGTGAGACTAGAAAGCCTCGAGGACTGCCGCGTCCTGGAGGACCCCGCCGATGACTCCATGTCGGACACGCACGGCTGCCCCGCCTACGTCAGCCCAGAGATCCTCAGCGGCTCCACGCCTTACTCCGGCAAGATGGCCGACATGTGGAGCCTCGGGGTCATGCTGTACACCATGCTGGTCGGCCGCTACCCTTTTCACGACCCGGACCCGGCGACGCTGTTTTCCAAAATTCGCAGAGGCCAGTGCTGTTTGCCCGAGGGCTTGTCGCCCAAGGCCAAGTGTCTGCTCCAAAGCCTGCTGAGGAAAGAACCCTGGGAGAGACTCACGGCGGCGGAGCTGCTCGCTCACCCGTGGTTCCACCTGCCGCCGTCGTCCCAGGAAGCGGCGTTGGGCGAGCAGGAAGTGAGCCCGGTGGAACAAATGGTGCCGTCATTTGACGTGGAGGAAGATGACGATCTGTTCTGCTGA